In Lepidochelys kempii isolate rLepKem1 chromosome 8, rLepKem1.hap2, whole genome shotgun sequence, a single genomic region encodes these proteins:
- the BCL10 gene encoding B-cell lymphoma/leukemia 10 isoform X3, with product MKALERMRPYLCDKIIAERHFDYLRSKKILTREDAEEISCRPSSRKKTGKLLDYLAENPKGLDTLIESIRRERTQNFLLERITDVVLKVKNEKLEALKGLSCSSCMTSVYGGTNNLSRSYSDESNYYEKVKESTHNQPEEQFSTAAFVSASSLRSMNLPIVEMGSTENAVFSTALPGPGDPGAPPLPPELQSEQQEASTSSSDDRFLPLRSRSLLPQ from the exons ATGAAG gctTTAGAAAGGATGcgtccctatttgtgtgacaaaaTTATAGCTGAGAGACACTTTGATTACCTGCGTTCAAAGAAAATACTCACTAGAGAGGACGCTGAAGAAATATCTTGTCGACCCTCAAGTAGGAAGAAAACTGGGAAGTTATTGGACTACTTAGCAGAAAATCCAAAGGGACTAGATACTTTGATTGAATCTATTAGACGAGAAAGAACACAGAACTTCCTGTTAGAAAGGATAACTGATGTAGTGTTgaaagtcaaaaatgaaaaacttgAAGCTCTCAAAG GTCTGAGCTGCAGCAGCTGTATGACTTCAGTGTATGGAGGAACAAATAATCTTTCTAGGTCATATTCTGATGAATCCAATTACtatgaaaaagtaaaagaatctaCCCATAATCAACCAGAAGAACAGTTTAGTACAGCTGCTTTTGTGTCTGCTTCATCTCTTCGTTCAATGAATTTACCAATTGTGGAGATGGGAAGCACAGAAAACGCAGTCTTCTCAACCGCGCTTCCAGGACCTGGGGATCCTGGAGCACCCCCTCTTCCACCAGAACTGCAGTCTGAACAACAAGAAGCCAGTACCAGTTCAAGTGACGATCGTTTTCTGCCTTTAAGATCACGTTCTCTTCTACCACAATGA
- the BCL10 gene encoding B-cell lymphoma/leukemia 10 isoform X1, whose translation MEGPGPGLAARPLTEDEMAEVKKEALERMRPYLCDKIIAERHFDYLRSKKILTREDAEEISCRPSSRKKTGKLLDYLAENPKGLDTLIESIRRERTQNFLLERITDVVLKVKNEKLEALKGLSCSSCMTSVYGGTNNLSRSYSDESNYYEKVKESTHNQPEEQFSTAAFVSASSLRSMNLPIVEMGSTENAVFSTALPGPGDPGAPPLPPELQSEQQEASTSSSDDRFLPLRSRSLLPQ comes from the exons ATGGAGGGGCCCGGGCCTGGGCTCGCCGCGCGGCCGCTCACCGAGGATGAAATGGCGGAGGTGAAGAAGGAA gctTTAGAAAGGATGcgtccctatttgtgtgacaaaaTTATAGCTGAGAGACACTTTGATTACCTGCGTTCAAAGAAAATACTCACTAGAGAGGACGCTGAAGAAATATCTTGTCGACCCTCAAGTAGGAAGAAAACTGGGAAGTTATTGGACTACTTAGCAGAAAATCCAAAGGGACTAGATACTTTGATTGAATCTATTAGACGAGAAAGAACACAGAACTTCCTGTTAGAAAGGATAACTGATGTAGTGTTgaaagtcaaaaatgaaaaacttgAAGCTCTCAAAG GTCTGAGCTGCAGCAGCTGTATGACTTCAGTGTATGGAGGAACAAATAATCTTTCTAGGTCATATTCTGATGAATCCAATTACtatgaaaaagtaaaagaatctaCCCATAATCAACCAGAAGAACAGTTTAGTACAGCTGCTTTTGTGTCTGCTTCATCTCTTCGTTCAATGAATTTACCAATTGTGGAGATGGGAAGCACAGAAAACGCAGTCTTCTCAACCGCGCTTCCAGGACCTGGGGATCCTGGAGCACCCCCTCTTCCACCAGAACTGCAGTCTGAACAACAAGAAGCCAGTACCAGTTCAAGTGACGATCGTTTTCTGCCTTTAAGATCACGTTCTCTTCTACCACAATGA
- the BCL10 gene encoding B-cell lymphoma/leukemia 10 isoform X2, which produces MMVILKVDSLQNPALERMRPYLCDKIIAERHFDYLRSKKILTREDAEEISCRPSSRKKTGKLLDYLAENPKGLDTLIESIRRERTQNFLLERITDVVLKVKNEKLEALKGLSCSSCMTSVYGGTNNLSRSYSDESNYYEKVKESTHNQPEEQFSTAAFVSASSLRSMNLPIVEMGSTENAVFSTALPGPGDPGAPPLPPELQSEQQEASTSSSDDRFLPLRSRSLLPQ; this is translated from the exons atgatggtgatcttgaaagtggatagtcttcagaatcca gctTTAGAAAGGATGcgtccctatttgtgtgacaaaaTTATAGCTGAGAGACACTTTGATTACCTGCGTTCAAAGAAAATACTCACTAGAGAGGACGCTGAAGAAATATCTTGTCGACCCTCAAGTAGGAAGAAAACTGGGAAGTTATTGGACTACTTAGCAGAAAATCCAAAGGGACTAGATACTTTGATTGAATCTATTAGACGAGAAAGAACACAGAACTTCCTGTTAGAAAGGATAACTGATGTAGTGTTgaaagtcaaaaatgaaaaacttgAAGCTCTCAAAG GTCTGAGCTGCAGCAGCTGTATGACTTCAGTGTATGGAGGAACAAATAATCTTTCTAGGTCATATTCTGATGAATCCAATTACtatgaaaaagtaaaagaatctaCCCATAATCAACCAGAAGAACAGTTTAGTACAGCTGCTTTTGTGTCTGCTTCATCTCTTCGTTCAATGAATTTACCAATTGTGGAGATGGGAAGCACAGAAAACGCAGTCTTCTCAACCGCGCTTCCAGGACCTGGGGATCCTGGAGCACCCCCTCTTCCACCAGAACTGCAGTCTGAACAACAAGAAGCCAGTACCAGTTCAAGTGACGATCGTTTTCTGCCTTTAAGATCACGTTCTCTTCTACCACAATGA
- the C8H1orf52 gene encoding UPF0690 protein C1orf52 homolog, with the protein MAAEGKDPLGYFAAYGSDSSSSSSSSSDAESEEPRAAGGEAAGEAAGVSPGRKPRLPGPDELFRNVSRPPSFLYNPLNKQIDWERRVVRAPEEPPKEFKVWKTNAVPPPEIYSIKEKKPPPPPELDMAIKWSNIYEDNGDDAPQQTNKVNFLPEEEHESSESDEEKDEPTSAKKRKLDTGEETKRKK; encoded by the exons ATGGCGGCGGAGGGGAAGGATCCGCTCGGCTACTTCGCGGCCTACGGCAGCgacagcagcagtagcagcagctccagctcgGACGCCGAGAGCGAGGAGCCGCGCGCCGCTGGGGGAGAGGCGGCCGGGGAGGCGGCCGGGGTTAGCCCGGGCCGGAAGCCGCGGCTGCCCGGGCCCGACGAGCTGTTCCGGAACGTCTCCCGGCCGCCATCCTTTCTCTATAACCCGCTCAACAAGCAGATCGACTGGGAGCGTCGGGTCGTGCGGGCGCCCGAGGAG CCTCCTAAGGAATTCAAAGTGTGGAAGACTAATGCAGTACCACCACCTGAGATTTACAGTATTAAGGAAAAGAAgccaccaccacctcctgagCTTGATATGGCAATAAAATGGTCTAACATATATGAGGACAATGGTGATGATGCTccacagcaaacaaacaaagttaACTTTTTACCAGAAGAGGAGCACGAGTCTTCGGAATCAG ATGAAGAAAAAGATGAACCAACTTCTGCTAAGAAACGCAAACTAGACACTGGAGAAGAGACTAAGAGGAAGAAGTAA